The Candidatus Krumholzibacteriota bacterium genome contains a region encoding:
- a CDS encoding exopolysaccharide biosynthesis polyprenyl glycosylphosphotransferase: protein MRKYSLALDSTIKSQHQAEPLKNRPLLEVRERSNFERFVKRSFDVVASLAVLVLGFPFFLAIGLLIKLTSRGPVFFKQQRVGENGELFFLYKFRSMKAGNDDSIHREFAQNFIQGATTQSSLDEKPEKLYKIADDPRVTAIGSFLRRSSLDELPQFINILKGEMSIVGPRPPMEYEYEHYDNWHKLRLKVRPGLTGLWQVSGRSTVPFQEMVMLDLYYIEHWSLKMDINIMVKTVPVMLSGTGGY from the coding sequence ATGAGAAAGTATTCACTGGCCCTGGACAGCACCATTAAGTCTCAGCACCAAGCGGAACCGCTTAAGAATCGGCCACTGCTTGAGGTACGGGAAAGAAGCAACTTTGAACGGTTTGTCAAACGTTCCTTCGATGTCGTAGCCTCACTGGCAGTCCTGGTTCTTGGTTTTCCGTTTTTCCTCGCCATAGGGTTGCTGATCAAACTGACTTCCAGAGGTCCTGTCTTTTTTAAACAACAGAGAGTCGGGGAGAACGGCGAACTGTTTTTTCTTTACAAGTTCCGCTCGATGAAGGCGGGGAATGACGATTCCATCCATCGGGAATTCGCCCAGAACTTCATTCAGGGCGCGACCACTCAATCTTCACTTGACGAAAAACCTGAAAAGCTCTATAAGATAGCGGATGACCCTCGCGTAACCGCGATAGGCAGCTTTCTTCGCAGATCAAGTCTTGACGAGTTGCCTCAGTTTATAAATATTCTCAAAGGCGAGATGAGTATCGTAGGTCCAAGACCGCCGATGGAATACGAATACGAGCATTACGACAACTGGCACAAGTTGAGATTGAAAGTCAGGCCGGGCCTGACCGGACTCTGGCAGGTGAGCGGTAGAAGCACCGTTCCATTTCAAGAGATGGTGATGCTTGATCTTTACTACATCGAACACTGGTCTCTGAAGATGGATATTAATATCATGGTCAAGACCGTACCGGTGATGCTTTCCGGTACGGGAGGCTATTAA
- a CDS encoding DegT/DnrJ/EryC1/StrS family aminotransferase, with the protein MGNVPFFNLSEQTKGIRAEVDAAISGVIDNTSFVLGPALEQFEKDFSGYCGTKFCAGTSSGTSALVLALLAYKIGSGDEVITVANTFIATVEAIAIVGATPVLVDVFKDNALMDHTKLEDAITENTKAIIPVHLFGQCCDMDPIMEIARKHGLKVIEDSCQAHGAMYKGKRAGSLGDAGAFSFYPSKNLGSFGEGGAVTTDDEEVLKRIKGLRHHGQIVKNEHSELGHNYRLHSLQAAVLGVKLKYLDGWNEKRRSLAERYHRNLEGTGFWMASEHKECKPVYHLFALGCAEKEAVGKALTDAGIGWGQHYPVPIHLQPAFRHLGLSEGDFPVSEKLMRTSITLPMYPELEPGKVDQVCDVLKAAVGK; encoded by the coding sequence ATGGGTAATGTACCGTTTTTTAATCTCAGCGAACAGACAAAAGGTATCAGAGCGGAAGTAGACGCGGCTATTTCAGGGGTCATTGATAACACATCTTTTGTCCTTGGACCCGCGCTTGAACAATTTGAAAAAGATTTTTCCGGCTATTGCGGTACAAAGTTCTGCGCTGGGACGAGCAGCGGCACATCGGCACTTGTCCTGGCCCTGCTTGCCTACAAGATAGGATCAGGCGATGAAGTGATCACCGTGGCGAATACTTTCATAGCGACGGTCGAAGCGATAGCGATCGTCGGCGCGACGCCGGTACTGGTCGATGTTTTTAAAGATAACGCTCTTATGGATCATACAAAACTTGAAGACGCGATAACTGAGAATACAAAAGCGATTATACCGGTACATTTATTCGGACAGTGCTGCGACATGGATCCCATCATGGAGATCGCCCGCAAGCATGGATTGAAAGTAATAGAGGACTCCTGCCAGGCGCATGGAGCAATGTATAAGGGAAAAAGGGCTGGTTCGCTCGGCGACGCTGGTGCTTTTTCTTTTTACCCGAGCAAGAATCTCGGATCGTTCGGAGAAGGTGGAGCAGTAACGACCGATGATGAAGAAGTGTTAAAGAGGATCAAGGGCCTCAGGCATCATGGACAGATAGTAAAGAACGAGCACAGTGAACTGGGCCATAATTACAGATTGCATTCCCTTCAGGCGGCTGTCCTGGGGGTAAAACTTAAATATCTCGACGGATGGAACGAAAAACGGCGTTCTCTGGCGGAAAGATATCACAGGAATCTTGAGGGAACAGGATTCTGGATGGCATCTGAACATAAAGAGTGTAAGCCGGTCTACCATCTTTTCGCGCTGGGGTGCGCGGAGAAGGAAGCAGTAGGGAAAGCACTTACTGATGCCGGGATAGGTTGGGGACAGCATTATCCTGTTCCTATCCATCTTCAGCCGGCATTCAGGCATCTCGGACTGTCTGAAGGTGATTTCCCCGTATCCGAAAAGCTGATGCGCACGAGCATTACTCTGCCTATGTATCCGGAACTTGAGCCCGGAAAAGTAGACCAGGTATGCGACGTGCTGAAGGCTGCGGTCGGAAAATGA
- a CDS encoding glycosyltransferase family 4 protein has product MRILLVSEEITFSPSEGLLVFIMHLCRYLDERSEVTLLHKSGSPPPLFDSYRLLKGRLHLGFGISKFYKENDFDLVIYLPSSGLTGMGMLRAGIIRGLSAAPLILIGLQERKTGVLHRAMSLINPPDMILSPVDRMRTDLEKAGFSTGYIMPGYDENSFRPVTKEEKKRLRKKYGFPEEKFLVLHVGHIKESRNLATFLRYRDWGKDILPVIKGGEIEPSWRDRLRLAGIIVIDEYTDDIHELYQACDLYLFPVSSSLGALEFPLSVIEAAACDLPVLTTRFGALPEMLEEGGDFIYYAEPSEIAGKISRLRGIDAATSRIVESFSWNNVLDRYLKPHIELLSPCSKRKIKR; this is encoded by the coding sequence ATGCGTATCCTGCTTGTATCGGAAGAGATCACCTTTAGCCCTTCAGAAGGACTTCTTGTCTTTATAATGCACCTGTGCCGATATCTCGATGAAAGAAGCGAAGTTACTCTACTCCATAAGTCGGGTTCTCCCCCTCCGCTCTTCGATTCCTACAGATTGTTGAAGGGAAGATTGCATCTTGGTTTCGGGATCTCGAAGTTCTATAAAGAGAATGATTTTGACCTGGTCATCTATCTCCCTTCATCCGGGCTTACGGGAATGGGAATGCTCAGAGCAGGAATAATCAGAGGTTTATCTGCCGCTCCCCTTATTCTCATTGGCCTTCAGGAAAGAAAGACAGGAGTGCTGCACAGAGCGATGTCACTGATAAACCCTCCCGACATGATACTTTCCCCCGTGGACAGGATGCGGACCGATCTGGAAAAAGCAGGTTTCAGTACCGGGTATATAATGCCCGGTTATGACGAGAATTCCTTCAGGCCTGTCACCAAGGAAGAAAAAAAACGCCTGAGAAAAAAGTACGGGTTCCCGGAAGAAAAATTCCTCGTCCTCCATGTCGGTCATATCAAGGAGAGCAGGAACCTGGCGACTTTTCTCAGGTATCGCGACTGGGGAAAAGATATCCTTCCGGTAATCAAGGGTGGAGAAATCGAACCCTCATGGAGAGACAGGCTCCGGCTTGCCGGGATCATAGTGATCGATGAATATACCGACGATATCCACGAGCTTTATCAGGCGTGCGACCTATATCTCTTTCCCGTTTCTTCATCTCTCGGCGCCCTCGAGTTCCCCCTTTCAGTCATTGAGGCGGCAGCCTGCGATCTTCCCGTCCTTACGACAAGATTCGGAGCTCTACCCGAGATGCTGGAAGAGGGAGGCGATTTCATCTATTACGCGGAACCTTCCGAGATCGCAGGAAAGATATCAAGACTCCGTGGGATCGATGCCGCGACATCACGTATAGTGGAATCGTTTTCCTGGAACAACGTACTCGACAGATATTTAAAACCCCATATCGAACTTCTTTCCCCGTGCAGTAAAAGGAAGATAAAACGATGA